A region of the Kribbella sp. NBC_01245 genome:
TCCCGCCCAGACGATCAGCGCGTCGCCAGAGCAGACCCGCGCCAACTCGACGGCATCCCGAATCGGCACCACCCGACCGGCGGTCACCCCCGCGGTCAAAGCGCCAGCACCATCGTGTCCGAACCGCCGTTCCGGCCGACGACCTCGAACCCGACCGAGCGATAAAGCCCAGCGGCGAAGTTCTCCGGCTCAACGCTAAGGCTGAGCCGCTCATACCCGGCTAGACGCGCGGCCGTGATGACCTCGCCCAGCAATGCCCGCCCAACGCCTTGCCCACGGAATTCGGCCACCACCCCAAGGCTCAACTCCGGTACGTCGTCCGCGACATACCCATAGCCGGGCCGACTGGACGGCATCAACCGGGCCCAGACGGCACCAGCCCGGCGGCCGTCGACCGCCGCGATCACGCCGAATTCGCCCGCCCGCGGCCAACCGTCGATGTAGCGCCAGGCGTTGTCGTTCAGCGCCAGCTGGTCGGTGGTGAACCGCTCGACCCCGCCCCAGTTGTAGGCCTCGAGCAGCATGTCGATGAGGTGCGGGAGATCCCCCGGCACCGCTGGTCTGAACCGCATGACCTGATCATCACCCGAGCCACGCGTGAGACTCCACCCGATATCTCAGTCGGCGGCAGTCCGCGACTCGTCCACTCGTCGCCTCGATCTTGCAGCCGGACCGGTACCGCTTGTGCTCGAGGGCTTACGCATCGTGTTGCACGGCGGTAGGTTCGAAGGAACGGCAGCAGAGGGGGCCTCAATGATGCGCCGAGCCAGAGGGTGGTTCGCTGCGGCGATGGCAGCGGTTCTGTTGGTCATGGTGGTGCCGACCGCGGCGGAGGCCTATCCGCAGCCGGGCGGCCGCATCCTGTACCTGGAGTTCGAGGGTTCGACGGGCGGGTTCGGCGCTCTGAAGAGCGTTCAGCCGAGTGGGCAGGGCGGCCAGGACTTCGGCCGGCAGCTGCCTTGGTATTCCTGGCCGGACTACTCGCCTGATGGCACGCAGATTGCCTACGCCGATGGTGAGTTCAGTATCCGTGCGATGGCCGCCGACGGTAGCAACGACCGCCTGCTCACCCAGTCGGGATCGGCGCCGGCGTTTCCGCGCTGGTCGCCCGACGGGCAGTGGGTCGCTTTCGAGTCCGGCGGTGACATCTGGTCGGTGCACCGTGATGGGTCGGCCTCCGGCGTGATGAACCTCACCGGGGCACACGACAGCAATGAACTCGTCCCGGCGTGGGCGCCAAACGGCCAGTCCTTCGCCGCCGCGACCTTGAACGACATTCGCATCTACAGTGCGGATGGCGCGCAGCTGCTCAAGGTCATCCCGCTTCCGGGCGCATATCGGCTGGACTGGAGCCCGAAGCGTGGACTGATCGCGGTCGAGGCGCTGGGCGATCTGTGGCTGGTCAAGGTTTCGTCCGGCGCAGTACAAAGGCTCACCAACAGCC
Encoded here:
- a CDS encoding GNAT family N-acetyltransferase, which gives rise to MRFRPAVPGDLPHLIDMLLEAYNWGGVERFTTDQLALNDNAWRYIDGWPRAGEFGVIAAVDGRRAGAVWARLMPSSRPGYGYVADDVPELSLGVVAEFRGQGVGRALLGEVITAARLAGYERLSLSVEPENFAAGLYRSVGFEVVGRNGGSDTMVLAL
- a CDS encoding TolB family protein; protein product: MAAVLLVMVVPTAAEAYPQPGGRILYLEFEGSTGGFGALKSVQPSGQGGQDFGRQLPWYSWPDYSPDGTQIAYADGEFSIRAMAADGSNDRLLTQSGSAPAFPRWSPDGQWVAFESGGDIWSVHRDGSASGVMNLTGAHDSNELVPAWAPNGQSFAAATLNDIRIYSADGAQLLKVIPLPGAYRLDWSPKRGLIAVEALGDLWLVKVSSGAVQRLTNSPDVQEISPTWSPDGRWMAFGKGPGAHDPDLPGLTTDPVIWLIDREGGDQQSTGVPGVPSSWRSAP